A region of Streptomyces sp. WMMC500 DNA encodes the following proteins:
- the cobT gene encoding nicotinate-nucleotide--dimethylbenzimidazole phosphoribosyltransferase — MTDTGKLPEGHQPGPDDAAGGHHPAPAADPSATAAPAEAAPAAEGAADDDDFLFLPGAQGAWTDPRLPASAGARTAPPAGGTEPATGGQRRPLHMGPPVPEQAGGVVRSLADRGPAGGSADTHEAVAADAVHATGNEDAAGAGSPAPAGRQAAAAGSEQAGPAGAAAASGAVPEQGAAAPDGAGPEAVAAEPAVDGAAEPGPAAAGGLAPAGQIPQQPVRTPGPPTAGPEYLDVTRVATTRLPGPQLGEIPPAPAGWTTVPHPANGETVARPPHAGGEDSAAAPLPVPADAREAAPASPPSGATAAHGTAEGAGPAANGEPAAAGQDTGATAGQSTAGTPSPAPVDAAQAAVRRAAASAGASLGRGISAHGGSAPPTAGGNGPAEAQAPQNPSPDGQPDVPAAAGTGNGTQTEGGAPAHGAAPHAAPAARPGEGAGTEPAAVPSGPEGPAGGRATDGSVNGTTPHAVPAGRSADDTAARPGAAVPGGQAGDDSPAPAAGPGESAAAARPADGVLLRAVPGDDSAAGTADDGPVLPASNREPGDGSRPRADEPAPRDRTATAAPAAAQANGQPGGNSPVRPGRHGDPAGPEAPAGQHTNATAAHGQPADGARARAANGRAVPGGQPAAPSPKGHRQAPVHGVPASRASSDDAAPAAVHAASGGRRGVSLGVRNGAQETPSGSAGEAAADASSEARPGGDDPQRTAAPVTQIRGRRRRGTAVSAPVTAAATPAHDAQDGNPQDGDPATAGASVPAQGSPHPRPAPADEAPAAASAPAAGTPAPAAAPPAAAPVPAAPAADEPGTPAPDPAAPGFADAERAAVHRVMRERRDIRNGFRSDPVPHEVLLRVLEAAHTAPSVGHSQPWDFVVIRSEETRHRMHELAARQREAYAKSLPKGRAKQFKELKVEAIRDTPVNIVVTADPTRGGRHTLGRHTQPQMAPYSSALAVENLWLAARAEGLGVGWVSFFDERELVRELDLPEHLDVVAYLCLGYVDEFPDEPELVQAGWSKRRPLSWVVHEESYGRRALPGEDPHDLLAETLEGIRPLDAKALGEAWERQKRMTKPAGSLGMLEIISAQLCGLSRKCPPPVPEPAAVAVFAGDHGVHAQGVTPWPQEVTGQMAANFLGGGAVCNSFAAQVGAEVCVVDAGVAAELPATAGLVPRKVRRGTADMTAGPAMTREEALRAVEVGIETARDLVAAGNKALLTGEMGIANTTASAAIIAVFTDSEPAEVTGRGTGIDDETYARKVEAVRRAIEVNRPDPSDPIGVLAGVGGLEHAALVGFILAGSSLRTPVVLDGVSAGAAALVARAVAPEALAACIAGHRSPEPGHAAALTKLGLRPLIDLDLRLGEGTGALLALPLVQSAARAMHEVATFDAAGVTEKG; from the coding sequence ATGACTGACACCGGCAAGCTCCCGGAAGGGCACCAGCCGGGGCCGGACGACGCCGCCGGAGGACACCACCCCGCCCCCGCCGCAGACCCGTCGGCCACGGCCGCACCCGCCGAGGCCGCGCCCGCGGCGGAGGGCGCGGCGGACGACGACGACTTCCTGTTCCTGCCGGGCGCCCAGGGCGCCTGGACGGACCCGCGGCTCCCCGCCTCCGCCGGCGCGCGGACCGCGCCCCCGGCGGGCGGTACGGAGCCGGCCACGGGCGGGCAGCGGCGTCCGCTGCACATGGGCCCGCCGGTGCCGGAGCAGGCCGGGGGAGTGGTGCGCTCCCTCGCGGACCGGGGCCCGGCGGGCGGCTCCGCGGACACGCACGAGGCGGTCGCCGCCGACGCGGTGCACGCGACGGGCAACGAGGACGCCGCGGGCGCCGGTTCGCCGGCTCCGGCCGGCCGGCAGGCCGCGGCGGCGGGCTCGGAGCAGGCCGGACCCGCGGGAGCGGCAGCGGCATCGGGCGCCGTACCGGAGCAGGGTGCTGCCGCTCCGGACGGTGCGGGCCCCGAGGCGGTGGCCGCCGAGCCGGCGGTGGACGGGGCTGCCGAGCCCGGCCCGGCCGCGGCGGGCGGACTCGCCCCCGCCGGGCAGATCCCGCAGCAGCCGGTACGTACGCCGGGGCCGCCCACGGCCGGCCCGGAGTACCTGGACGTCACCCGGGTCGCCACAACCCGCCTGCCGGGCCCGCAACTCGGCGAGATCCCGCCCGCACCGGCGGGCTGGACGACGGTGCCGCACCCCGCGAACGGGGAGACCGTCGCCCGGCCGCCGCACGCCGGCGGAGAGGACTCCGCGGCCGCCCCCCTCCCGGTGCCGGCGGACGCCCGGGAGGCGGCGCCCGCGAGCCCGCCGTCCGGCGCGACGGCCGCGCACGGCACGGCCGAGGGGGCAGGTCCTGCCGCGAACGGCGAACCGGCCGCGGCAGGGCAGGACACCGGCGCCACCGCCGGGCAGAGCACGGCCGGCACGCCCTCGCCCGCCCCCGTGGACGCCGCACAGGCGGCCGTTCGCAGGGCGGCGGCCTCGGCGGGCGCGTCGCTGGGCCGCGGGATCTCCGCCCACGGCGGGTCCGCCCCGCCCACCGCCGGCGGGAACGGCCCGGCGGAGGCGCAGGCACCGCAGAACCCGTCGCCGGATGGTCAGCCCGACGTACCCGCCGCGGCGGGTACCGGGAACGGGACGCAGACCGAAGGCGGTGCACCCGCCCACGGCGCGGCCCCGCACGCCGCTCCCGCCGCGCGCCCCGGCGAGGGAGCCGGGACCGAGCCCGCCGCCGTGCCGAGCGGCCCGGAGGGCCCCGCGGGCGGCCGGGCGACGGACGGTTCCGTGAACGGGACCACGCCGCACGCCGTACCCGCCGGCCGGTCCGCCGACGACACCGCGGCCCGGCCCGGTGCCGCCGTACCGGGCGGGCAGGCCGGCGACGACTCCCCGGCTCCGGCCGCCGGTCCGGGTGAGTCCGCGGCGGCGGCCCGGCCCGCGGACGGGGTGCTCCTCCGCGCCGTACCCGGCGACGACAGCGCGGCTGGGACCGCGGACGACGGGCCGGTCCTTCCTGCTTCGAACCGGGAACCCGGCGACGGCTCCCGGCCGCGGGCCGACGAACCCGCGCCGCGCGACCGTACGGCCACCGCCGCGCCCGCCGCGGCGCAGGCGAACGGGCAGCCCGGCGGCAACTCCCCGGTCCGGCCGGGTCGTCACGGCGACCCCGCCGGGCCGGAGGCCCCCGCCGGGCAGCACACGAACGCGACCGCGGCCCACGGGCAGCCCGCCGACGGCGCCCGGGCGCGGGCGGCGAACGGCCGGGCCGTGCCCGGCGGGCAGCCCGCCGCACCCTCTCCCAAGGGCCACCGGCAGGCTCCGGTCCACGGGGTGCCCGCATCGCGGGCGTCGAGTGACGACGCGGCCCCCGCCGCCGTGCACGCCGCTTCCGGCGGGCGGCGCGGCGTGTCGCTGGGCGTCCGCAACGGCGCTCAGGAGACCCCCTCCGGCAGTGCCGGGGAAGCGGCGGCCGACGCGTCGTCCGAGGCCCGGCCCGGGGGCGACGACCCGCAGCGCACCGCCGCGCCCGTGACGCAGATCCGCGGCCGGCGGCGGCGCGGCACGGCCGTGAGCGCACCGGTCACGGCCGCCGCCACCCCGGCCCATGACGCGCAGGACGGGAACCCACAGGACGGAGACCCAGCGACGGCGGGCGCCTCCGTACCCGCGCAAGGCTCCCCGCACCCCCGCCCCGCCCCCGCGGACGAGGCACCGGCCGCGGCGTCGGCGCCCGCCGCCGGGACCCCGGCGCCCGCCGCCGCACCCCCGGCCGCCGCGCCGGTCCCCGCCGCCCCCGCGGCAGACGAGCCCGGCACCCCGGCCCCCGACCCCGCGGCTCCCGGCTTCGCCGACGCCGAGCGCGCGGCCGTCCACCGCGTCATGCGCGAACGCCGCGACATCCGCAACGGCTTCCGCTCCGACCCCGTACCCCACGAGGTGCTGCTCCGCGTTCTGGAGGCCGCCCACACCGCCCCCAGCGTCGGCCACTCCCAGCCGTGGGACTTCGTCGTCATCCGCTCCGAGGAGACCCGCCACCGGATGCACGAGCTGGCGGCGCGCCAGCGCGAGGCGTACGCGAAGAGCCTGCCCAAGGGCCGCGCCAAACAGTTCAAGGAGCTGAAGGTCGAGGCGATCCGGGACACCCCGGTGAACATCGTCGTCACCGCCGACCCCACCCGCGGCGGCCGGCACACCCTCGGCCGGCACACCCAGCCGCAGATGGCCCCGTACTCCTCCGCGCTCGCCGTCGAGAACCTCTGGCTCGCCGCCCGCGCCGAGGGCCTCGGCGTCGGCTGGGTCAGCTTCTTCGACGAGCGCGAGCTGGTCCGCGAGCTGGACCTGCCGGAGCACCTGGACGTCGTGGCGTACCTCTGCCTCGGCTACGTCGACGAGTTCCCGGACGAGCCGGAGCTGGTGCAGGCCGGCTGGTCCAAGCGCCGCCCGCTGTCCTGGGTCGTCCACGAGGAGAGCTACGGCCGCCGCGCGCTGCCCGGCGAGGACCCGCACGACCTGCTCGCCGAGACCCTGGAGGGCATCCGTCCGCTGGACGCCAAGGCGCTCGGCGAGGCGTGGGAGCGGCAGAAGCGGATGACGAAGCCCGCCGGTTCGCTCGGCATGCTGGAGATCATCTCGGCGCAGCTCTGCGGCCTGTCCCGGAAGTGCCCGCCGCCCGTGCCGGAGCCCGCGGCCGTCGCGGTCTTCGCCGGCGACCACGGCGTGCACGCGCAGGGCGTCACGCCCTGGCCCCAGGAGGTCACCGGCCAGATGGCCGCCAACTTCCTCGGCGGCGGCGCCGTCTGCAACTCCTTCGCCGCCCAGGTCGGCGCGGAGGTGTGCGTCGTGGACGCCGGGGTGGCCGCAGAACTGCCCGCCACGGCCGGGCTCGTGCCGCGGAAGGTGCGCAGAGGCACGGCGGACATGACCGCGGGTCCCGCGATGACCCGCGAAGAGGCGCTCCGGGCCGTCGAGGTCGGCATCGAGACAGCCCGTGACCTGGTCGCGGCGGGCAACAAGGCGCTGCTGACCGGCGAGATGGGCATCGCGAACACGACCGCCTCCGCCGCGATCATCGCCGTCTTCACCGACTCCGAGCCCGCCGAGGTGACCGGCCGCGGCACCGGCATCGACGACGAGACGTACGCCCGCAAGGTCGAGGCCGTCCGCCGCGCCATCGAGGTCAACCGCCCCGACCCGTCCGACCCGATCGGCGTGCTGGCCGGGGTCGGCGGCCTGGAGCACGCCGCGCTCGTCGGCTTCATCCTCGCCGGCTCCTCGCTGCGCACGCCCGTCGTCCTGGACGGGGTGAGCGCGGGCGCGGCGGCGCTGGTCGCCCGCGCGGTGGCGCCGGAGGCGCTGGCGGCGTGCATCGCGGGCCACCGCAGCCCGGAGCCGGGGCACGCGGCGGCGCTGACGAAGCTGGGGCTGCGTCCGCTGATCGACCTCGACCTGCGCCTCGGCGAGGGCACCGGCGCGCTGCTGGCGCTGCCGCTGGTGCAGAGCGCGGCGCGGGCGATGCACGAGGTGGCGACGTTCGACGCGGCGGGCGTGACGGAGAAGGGCTGA
- the cobA gene encoding uroporphyrinogen-III C-methyltransferase: protein MSRPPARLAPGPDAFAYPVGLRLAGRRVVVLGGGQVAQRRLPALIAAGARVTLVSPSVTPSVQAMADVGELTWEQRPYADGDLEGAWYAVVATRDPEANAAASAEAERRRVWCVRSDDASAATAWTPATGRSEGVTVAVLTGSDPRRSAAVRDAVVEGLRDGTLSAPHHRTRAPGVALVGGGPGDPDLITVRGRRLLAEADVVIADRLGPRDLLDELPPHVEVIDAAKIPYGRAMAQEAINDALIEHARAGKAVVRLKGGDPFVFGRGMEEAEALARAGVACTVVPGVTSAISVPAVAGIPVTHRGVAHEFTVVSGHVAPDDARSLVDWPALARLRGTLVLLMAVERIGAIAETLVREGRPAATPVAIVQEGTTAAQRRVDATLGTAAAEVERAEVRPPAVIVVGEVAARPAG from the coding sequence ATGTCCCGTCCCCCCGCCCGCCTCGCCCCCGGTCCCGACGCCTTCGCGTACCCCGTCGGCCTGCGTCTCGCCGGCCGGCGCGTCGTCGTCCTCGGCGGCGGCCAGGTCGCCCAGCGCCGGCTGCCGGCGCTGATCGCCGCCGGCGCCCGGGTCACGCTCGTGTCCCCGTCCGTCACCCCCTCGGTGCAGGCGATGGCGGACGTCGGGGAGCTGACCTGGGAGCAGCGGCCGTACGCGGACGGGGATCTGGAGGGCGCCTGGTACGCGGTCGTGGCCACCCGCGACCCCGAGGCCAACGCCGCCGCCTCCGCCGAGGCGGAGCGCCGCCGCGTCTGGTGCGTACGCAGCGACGACGCCTCCGCCGCCACCGCCTGGACCCCGGCCACCGGCCGCAGCGAGGGCGTCACCGTCGCCGTGCTCACCGGCAGCGACCCGCGCCGCTCCGCGGCCGTCCGCGACGCCGTCGTGGAGGGCCTGCGCGACGGCACGCTCAGCGCCCCGCACCACCGCACCCGGGCCCCCGGCGTCGCCCTCGTCGGCGGCGGCCCCGGCGACCCGGACCTCATCACCGTCCGGGGCCGCCGGCTGCTCGCCGAGGCCGACGTCGTCATCGCCGACCGCCTCGGCCCCCGCGACCTCCTCGACGAACTGCCGCCGCACGTGGAGGTGATCGACGCCGCGAAGATCCCGTACGGCCGGGCGATGGCCCAGGAGGCGATCAACGACGCGCTGATCGAGCACGCCAGGGCGGGCAAGGCGGTCGTGCGGCTCAAGGGCGGCGACCCGTTCGTCTTCGGCCGCGGCATGGAGGAGGCGGAGGCGCTGGCACGGGCGGGCGTGGCGTGCACGGTGGTGCCGGGCGTCACCAGCGCGATCAGCGTCCCGGCGGTGGCCGGCATCCCGGTCACGCACCGGGGGGTGGCGCACGAGTTCACCGTCGTCAGCGGCCACGTCGCGCCGGACGACGCGCGTTCCCTCGTCGACTGGCCGGCGCTCGCGCGGCTGCGCGGCACGCTGGTGCTGCTGATGGCGGTGGAGCGGATCGGGGCCATCGCGGAGACGCTCGTCCGCGAGGGGCGTCCCGCCGCGACGCCGGTGGCGATCGTGCAGGAGGGCACGACGGCGGCGCAGCGCCGGGTGGACGCCACGCTCGGCACGGCGGCGGCGGAGGTGGAGCGCGCGGAGGTACGGCCGCCGGCGGTGATCGTCGTCGGCGAGGTGGCCGCCCGGCCGGCCGGCTGA
- a CDS encoding RNA methyltransferase → MAELITIDDPADPRLSDYAGLTDVELRRRREPAEGLFIAEGEKVIRRAVLTGYETRSMMLSAKWVDVMRDVIDALPAPVYVVGVEVAEQVTGYHVHRGALASMRRKPLPDAAGLLAHARRVAVLETVNDHTNVGAVFRSAAALGMDAVLLSPDCADPLYRRSVKVSMGAVFHVPYARLPSWPQDLETVRAAGFTLLALTPDPQAVPLAEAAPQRLPRLALMLGTEGAGLSARALRAADQRVRIPMSHGVDSLNVGAAAAVAFYAVATAPADG, encoded by the coding sequence GTGGCAGAACTCATCACGATCGACGACCCCGCCGACCCGCGCCTGTCCGACTACGCCGGCCTCACCGACGTCGAGCTGCGCCGCCGCCGTGAGCCGGCGGAGGGGCTGTTCATCGCCGAGGGCGAGAAGGTCATCCGGCGCGCGGTCCTGACCGGCTACGAGACGCGCTCCATGATGCTCTCCGCCAAGTGGGTCGACGTGATGCGGGACGTCATCGACGCGCTGCCGGCGCCGGTGTACGTCGTCGGCGTCGAGGTGGCCGAGCAGGTCACCGGCTACCACGTGCACCGCGGGGCGCTCGCCTCCATGCGCCGCAAGCCGCTGCCCGACGCCGCCGGGCTGCTGGCGCACGCCCGCCGGGTCGCGGTGCTGGAGACCGTCAACGACCACACCAACGTCGGCGCCGTCTTCCGCAGCGCCGCCGCGCTCGGCATGGACGCCGTGCTGCTCTCGCCGGACTGCGCCGACCCGCTGTACCGGCGGTCGGTGAAGGTCTCCATGGGCGCCGTCTTCCACGTCCCGTACGCGCGGCTGCCCTCCTGGCCGCAGGACCTGGAGACCGTCCGCGCGGCGGGCTTCACCCTCCTCGCGCTCACCCCCGACCCGCAGGCCGTGCCGCTCGCCGAGGCGGCGCCGCAGCGGCTGCCGCGGCTCGCGCTGATGCTGGGCACGGAGGGCGCGGGGCTGTCGGCGCGGGCCCTGCGGGCGGCGGATCAGCGGGTACGCATCCCGATGTCGCACGGCGTCGACTCGCTCAACGTGGGCGCCGCCGCGGCCGTCGCGTTCTACGCGGTGGCGACGGCCCCGGCCGACGGCTGA
- a CDS encoding serine/threonine protein kinase: MAMMRLRREDPRVVGSFRIHRRLGAGGMGVVYLGSDRRGQRVALKVIRPDLAEDQEFRSRFAREVSAARRIRGGCTARLVAADLDADRPWFATQYVPGPSLHDKVGDEGPLQAARVAAIGAALSEGLVAVHEAGVVHRDLKPSNILLSPKGPRIIDFGIAWATGASTLTHVGTAVGSPGFLAPEQVRGQPVTPASDVFSLGATLAYATTGDSPFGQGSSEVMLYRVVHEEPLLDGVPDALAPLLRTCLAKTPDDRPSTLQLSLRLKEIAAREAHGAGPEPAPQRRTAAERTPPGPTAAHRPPTPRPTGAGRAGPGAGAAQRPGPQGAGRAGGAQRPGPAQRPGQRAGGGAPRGQAPERGRPAAERGRQAEHRARQAEQRTQGSRSGPREGAAAAPRKPAPQRRPTPDRARLMRQRLIVFVTVTLLVALGIAAAQGCQGPL; the protein is encoded by the coding sequence ATGGCGATGATGCGGCTCCGTCGCGAGGATCCGCGTGTCGTCGGCTCGTTCCGGATCCACCGGCGGCTCGGCGCGGGCGGCATGGGCGTGGTCTACCTGGGCTCTGACCGGCGCGGCCAGCGGGTCGCGCTCAAGGTGATCCGGCCGGACCTGGCGGAGGATCAGGAGTTCCGGTCGCGGTTCGCCCGCGAGGTCTCCGCCGCCCGGCGGATCCGCGGCGGCTGCACCGCGCGGCTGGTGGCCGCCGATCTGGACGCGGACCGGCCGTGGTTCGCCACGCAGTACGTACCGGGGCCCTCGCTGCACGACAAGGTCGGCGACGAGGGGCCGCTCCAGGCCGCGCGGGTCGCGGCGATCGGCGCGGCCCTGTCGGAGGGCCTGGTCGCCGTGCACGAGGCGGGAGTGGTGCACCGCGACCTGAAGCCGTCCAACATCCTGCTCTCCCCCAAGGGCCCGCGGATCATCGACTTCGGCATCGCCTGGGCGACCGGGGCCTCCACGCTGACGCACGTCGGCACGGCGGTCGGCTCGCCCGGGTTCCTGGCGCCCGAGCAGGTCCGGGGGCAGCCGGTGACGCCGGCGAGCGACGTGTTCTCGCTGGGCGCCACGCTCGCGTACGCGACGACGGGCGACTCGCCGTTCGGGCAGGGCAGTTCCGAGGTGATGCTCTACCGGGTGGTGCACGAGGAGCCGCTCCTCGACGGGGTGCCGGACGCGCTGGCGCCGCTGCTGCGCACCTGCCTGGCGAAGACGCCGGACGACCGGCCGTCGACCCTGCAGTTGTCGCTGCGGCTGAAGGAGATCGCGGCCCGCGAGGCGCACGGGGCGGGGCCGGAGCCCGCCCCGCAGCGCAGGACCGCCGCGGAGCGTACGCCTCCGGGCCCCACGGCCGCGCACCGGCCGCCGACGCCGCGGCCCACGGGCGCGGGGCGGGCGGGCCCCGGTGCCGGCGCCGCGCAGCGCCCGGGGCCGCAGGGCGCCGGGCGGGCGGGTGGGGCGCAGCGGCCCGGTCCGGCGCAGCGCCCCGGACAGCGCGCGGGCGGCGGTGCTCCGCGGGGTCAGGCACCCGAGCGGGGCCGGCCGGCGGCGGAGCGCGGGCGGCAGGCGGAGCACCGCGCGCGGCAGGCGGAGCAGCGTACGCAGGGGTCGCGGAGCGGGCCGCGCGAGGGCGCGGCGGCGGCGCCGCGGAAGCCCGCGCCGCAGCGACGGCCTACGCCGGACCGGGCGCGGCTGATGCGGCAGCGCCTGATCGTGTTCGTGACGGTGACGCTGCTGGTCGCGCTCGGCATCGCCGCGGCTCAGGGCTGTCAGGGCCCGCTCTAG